A genome region from Hymenobacter tibetensis includes the following:
- a CDS encoding DUF4834 family protein yields the protein MVKFLLIFFLVSLVLRFVLPVLMRWLVVRFVKKQTQRYSQQFGANPFEAPRPEPRNTAAANGQVHVDYVPPKPQAKPAKHFEGGEYVDFEEVK from the coding sequence ATGGTCAAATTCCTGCTGATATTCTTCCTCGTTTCCCTGGTTCTTCGCTTCGTATTGCCGGTGCTGATGCGCTGGCTGGTTGTACGGTTCGTGAAGAAACAGACGCAGCGCTACAGCCAACAGTTTGGCGCCAACCCTTTTGAAGCGCCCCGCCCCGAGCCCCGCAACACGGCTGCTGCCAACGGCCAGGTCCACGTCGATTATGTGCCGCCGAAACCACAGGCCAAACCCGCCAAGCATTTTGAAGGCGGCGAGTACGTGGATTTCGAGGAAGTGAAATAA
- a CDS encoding FkbM family methyltransferase → MVKQLRKLLVRALGFEQYIRFVSGVYLRLVGAGWGKKKYPELFFLEKIIKPGFVCLDIGANLGYYSVALSKLAGLAGQVLAVEPIPDFQAIWQDNVKRSGVRNLTLLPYALGGQNTTVQMGTPERNGLLHHGMTKVAASNPHEHYARTYEVPMRVPDDLLAHLPRLDFVKCDVEGFEFEVFRHMQATLRRFQPLIQTELNGLENRRAVVKLLAELGYKPFVLSSRSELVPCSDAQLESAVTADFYFQPLNPAT, encoded by the coding sequence ATGGTGAAACAACTCCGCAAACTCCTCGTCCGGGCGCTTGGCTTCGAGCAATACATCCGCTTTGTAAGTGGGGTTTATTTGCGGCTGGTAGGTGCTGGGTGGGGCAAGAAAAAATATCCGGAACTGTTCTTCCTGGAAAAGATCATCAAGCCCGGCTTTGTGTGTCTGGATATTGGCGCCAACCTGGGGTACTATTCCGTGGCATTGTCGAAGCTGGCGGGGCTGGCGGGGCAGGTGCTGGCTGTGGAGCCGATTCCGGATTTTCAGGCTATCTGGCAAGATAATGTCAAGCGCAGTGGGGTCCGCAACCTCACGCTGCTGCCGTATGCCTTAGGGGGGCAGAATACCACCGTGCAAATGGGTACCCCTGAGCGCAATGGCCTGCTCCACCACGGCATGACCAAAGTGGCGGCCAGCAACCCCCATGAGCACTACGCCCGCACCTACGAGGTGCCCATGCGCGTCCCCGACGACCTGCTGGCCCACCTGCCCCGCCTCGATTTCGTGAAGTGCGACGTAGAAGGCTTCGAGTTCGAGGTGTTTCGGCACATGCAGGCGACGCTGCGCCGGTTTCAGCCCCTTATTCAAACCGAACTGAATGGGCTGGAAAACCGCCGCGCTGTGGTGAAATTGCTGGCCGAGTTAGGCTATAAACCATTTGTGCTGTCCTCGCGTTCTGAACTTGTACCTTGCTCCGATGCGCAGCTGGAAAGCGCCGTCACCGCTGATTTCTACTTTCAACCCCTCAACCCGGCCACCTGA
- a CDS encoding glycoside hydrolase family 97 protein, translating to MNCNLFLLSCFLLTSPAAWAQKNSAYHVKSPDGKLDLTVQAGSVLSWSVQHEATPVLAPSPISLTLAGGEVLGKNAVVESAKTAAVNTTIAAPIYKKKQVIDTYNELTINLKGKYGVIVRAYNDGAAYRFFTKRKGQLTVLNEDAAFNFAEDHSALIPFVRDLRVPTDMYISSFESLYTPLKLSEITKVKKDTLAFLPALVTLGDNKKAVLLESDVEDYPGMLLKASTQASPGLHSDFAKYPAEETSGGFHNMQLVVPKRENYIAKTSGTRTFPWRIVVVSTTDKDLANNDMVFKLAAPSRVKDVSWIKPGKVAWDWWNDWNISHVDFVAGINTPTYKYYIDFAAANKIEYVILDEGWSEETDILKISPKVDLVELLAYGKQKNVDIILWANWRSITEKLDAAYSQYAKMGVKGFKIDFLDRDDQKMVASSYKLAQKAADFKLLVDFHGMHKPDGLTRTYPNVVNYEGVKGLENNKWTPNDDVPRYDVTLPFIRMMAGPMDYTPGAMRNATKTEFRPNNSKPMSQGTRCHQLAMYVVFEAPLQMLADNPTTYLKEQESTDFIAKVPTTFDQTVALDGKVGEYVALARQKGDTWYVGAMSNWDPRELTLDFSFLGPGNYEAVIFQDGINANRDATDYKRVVRKVSAQDKVSIKLSNGGGWAARIYPVK from the coding sequence ATGAACTGCAATCTTTTTCTTCTGAGTTGCTTTCTGCTTACGAGTCCAGCTGCATGGGCACAAAAAAACTCAGCCTACCACGTAAAATCACCGGATGGCAAGCTTGACTTAACCGTACAAGCCGGCTCCGTCCTGAGTTGGTCTGTTCAGCACGAAGCAACCCCGGTTCTAGCTCCGTCGCCTATCTCGCTGACTTTGGCGGGTGGCGAGGTGCTGGGCAAAAACGCCGTAGTGGAAAGCGCGAAAACAGCTGCCGTTAACACCACCATTGCCGCCCCGATATACAAGAAAAAGCAGGTAATTGATACGTACAACGAGCTAACTATCAATCTCAAGGGTAAGTACGGCGTTATCGTGCGCGCCTACAATGATGGGGCGGCTTACCGCTTCTTCACCAAGCGTAAAGGCCAGCTTACCGTCTTGAACGAAGACGCGGCCTTCAACTTCGCCGAAGACCATTCGGCTCTTATTCCCTTTGTGCGCGACCTGCGAGTACCCACCGACATGTACATCTCTTCGTTTGAGAGCTTGTATACGCCGCTAAAGCTTTCAGAAATCACCAAAGTAAAAAAGGACACCCTCGCTTTCCTGCCAGCCTTGGTTACGCTCGGCGACAACAAAAAAGCGGTGCTTCTGGAATCGGATGTGGAAGACTATCCGGGTATGCTGCTCAAAGCCAGCACGCAAGCGTCGCCGGGTTTGCACAGCGACTTTGCCAAGTATCCGGCTGAGGAAACGTCGGGTGGCTTTCACAACATGCAGTTGGTGGTGCCCAAGCGAGAAAACTACATTGCCAAAACCAGTGGTACCCGCACATTTCCGTGGCGCATTGTGGTGGTCAGCACCACCGACAAAGACTTGGCCAACAACGACATGGTGTTCAAGCTGGCGGCACCGTCCAGAGTGAAGGACGTATCGTGGATCAAGCCGGGCAAGGTGGCCTGGGATTGGTGGAACGACTGGAATATCTCGCACGTCGATTTCGTGGCGGGTATCAACACGCCCACTTATAAATACTACATCGATTTTGCGGCTGCCAACAAGATAGAGTACGTGATTCTGGACGAAGGCTGGTCCGAGGAAACCGATATCTTGAAAATTTCGCCGAAGGTGGACCTGGTTGAGCTGCTTGCATATGGCAAGCAGAAAAACGTGGACATCATTCTGTGGGCTAACTGGCGCTCTATCACCGAGAAGTTGGACGCTGCATACTCGCAGTATGCCAAAATGGGCGTGAAGGGATTTAAGATTGATTTTCTGGACCGCGACGACCAGAAGATGGTCGCTTCTTCCTACAAGCTGGCCCAGAAAGCCGCAGACTTCAAACTACTGGTTGATTTTCATGGCATGCACAAGCCTGATGGCCTGACGCGCACCTACCCCAACGTAGTGAACTACGAGGGAGTGAAAGGCCTGGAAAACAATAAGTGGACTCCCAACGACGACGTACCCCGCTACGACGTGACGCTGCCTTTCATCCGGATGATGGCCGGCCCCATGGACTACACGCCCGGCGCCATGCGCAACGCCACCAAGACCGAGTTTCGTCCCAACAACTCCAAGCCAATGAGCCAGGGTACGCGCTGCCACCAGCTGGCCATGTATGTGGTGTTCGAGGCGCCACTGCAAATGCTAGCCGACAACCCTACTACCTACCTTAAAGAGCAGGAAAGCACCGACTTCATTGCGAAAGTACCTACCACGTTCGACCAGACAGTGGCCTTGGATGGTAAAGTGGGCGAGTACGTAGCACTGGCTCGCCAGAAAGGCGACACTTGGTATGTAGGCGCCATGAGCAACTGGGATCCGCGTGAGTTGACCCTAGACTTCTCATTTCTGGGTCCAGGCAACTACGAAGCCGTAATTTTTCAGGATGGCATCAACGCCAACCGCGACGCCACGGATTACAAGCGCGTGGTACGCAAAGTGTCTGCTCAAGACAAAGTCAGCATCAAGTTAAGCAATGGTGGTGGCTGGGCAGCACGTATCTATCCGGTGAAGTAA
- a CDS encoding beta-glucosidase, which yields MSKNTYASKNHPDKRLNAFSYLATPVVLGAALMAAACQRTGVTTAPVTTPTTTVSSTPASAALPVAPQWSPRVAALLKQMTLEEKIGQMTQITNAAINHTGEQKDVSLDSAKLVPFIKTYGVGSFLNGEAVPPKQWFTYLSALQRIAMRESRLHIPVIYGIDHMHGASYVSGASIFPHNLNLGATFNAEFARQEARATVMESADLGHIWVFAPVLDLGVNVYWPRLYETYGEDPLVAARLGAAYVDELQNNKDILPYKVAGCGKHFLGYSDPRNGWDRTNALIPDQRLQEFFRPSFQAAIDAGLKSVMINSGEINGEPVHSSKAILTDLLRTQMGFKGVAVTDWQDIIRLVTVQKTAPNEKEATFRCIDAGVDMAMTPYTTDFCRYVKELVQEGRLTQERIDLSAGRVLQMKDELGMFENPMPRADRLNRIGDPTLKQQALEAARESIVLLKNEKNTLPLTASKVRRLLVVGPSADSRANLSGGWTLAWQGRQEAQYPQEVQTIYTALKQQYPTAQVETVPYQDATGKPQLGNVLAAARKADAVVLALGERPYAEGLGNTSDLTLPEDQQELVRTAQSAGKPTVLVLIGGRPNIIRTVVDRSQAVIWGGLPGFGGGQAIAEIISGKVNPSGRLPFTYPQFAGHISNYHHDNNENSLELSDFGAGFENRGTKYKSTMLTEYGEGLSYTTFRYASLQLSDSVLTGNGSIRATVRVTNAGTKAGKEAVLWFMTDEVGRITRPVRLLKHFEKREFKPGEGQELTFEIQPQRDLSYPDAQGNRVLEDGYFTLRVGDQIKRFRYAGSKALGATSPSTTTRALNSK from the coding sequence ATGAGTAAAAACACGTACGCTTCCAAAAACCATCCTGACAAGAGGCTTAATGCTTTTAGCTACTTAGCTACCCCAGTGGTACTGGGTGCTGCGCTAATGGCCGCGGCATGTCAGCGCACTGGTGTTACCACTGCTCCTGTAACCACACCCACAACAACTGTCTCCTCGACTCCTGCCTCTGCTGCCTTGCCGGTAGCTCCTCAATGGAGCCCGCGGGTGGCTGCGCTGCTCAAGCAGATGACGTTGGAAGAGAAAATTGGGCAGATGACCCAAATTACCAATGCGGCTATCAACCATACGGGTGAGCAAAAGGATGTTAGCCTCGATTCGGCAAAACTTGTTCCGTTCATCAAAACCTATGGCGTAGGCTCTTTCCTGAATGGGGAGGCCGTACCACCCAAGCAGTGGTTCACTTATTTGAGTGCTTTGCAAAGGATTGCAATGCGCGAGTCGCGGCTGCACATCCCGGTCATCTATGGCATCGATCATATGCACGGGGCCAGCTACGTGTCCGGAGCTTCTATTTTCCCGCACAACCTCAACCTAGGAGCCACTTTCAATGCGGAATTTGCCCGTCAGGAAGCACGTGCTACGGTGATGGAGTCGGCAGATTTGGGGCATATCTGGGTGTTTGCGCCAGTGCTGGATCTGGGCGTGAACGTGTACTGGCCGCGGCTGTATGAAACTTACGGCGAAGACCCACTGGTAGCGGCGCGACTTGGCGCAGCTTACGTAGACGAACTGCAAAACAACAAGGACATTCTGCCTTACAAGGTGGCCGGCTGTGGCAAGCACTTCCTGGGCTACTCAGACCCACGCAACGGGTGGGACCGGACCAACGCCCTAATTCCGGATCAGCGCCTGCAAGAGTTTTTCCGCCCTTCGTTTCAAGCAGCTATTGATGCTGGTCTGAAGTCGGTGATGATTAACAGCGGCGAAATCAATGGGGAGCCGGTGCACTCGTCCAAGGCTATTCTCACGGATTTGCTGCGTACCCAAATGGGGTTCAAAGGGGTAGCCGTAACCGACTGGCAGGACATTATCCGGCTGGTAACGGTGCAGAAAACCGCGCCTAACGAGAAGGAAGCTACTTTCCGCTGCATTGATGCGGGTGTGGATATGGCCATGACGCCTTACACCACCGACTTCTGCCGCTACGTGAAGGAGCTGGTGCAAGAAGGCCGCCTAACCCAAGAGCGCATCGACCTTTCGGCGGGCCGTGTGCTGCAAATGAAAGACGAACTGGGCATGTTCGAGAACCCCATGCCCCGGGCCGACCGGCTCAACCGCATCGGCGACCCTACGCTGAAGCAGCAGGCCTTGGAAGCTGCTCGCGAGTCGATAGTGCTACTGAAGAACGAGAAGAACACGCTGCCTTTGACTGCCAGCAAAGTGCGCCGCCTGTTGGTAGTGGGTCCTTCGGCTGATTCTCGGGCCAACCTTTCGGGTGGCTGGACACTAGCCTGGCAGGGCCGGCAGGAAGCGCAGTACCCCCAAGAGGTGCAAACCATTTACACGGCGCTAAAGCAGCAATACCCTACTGCGCAGGTGGAAACCGTGCCGTATCAGGATGCCACGGGTAAGCCGCAGCTCGGCAATGTGCTGGCGGCGGCCCGCAAGGCAGATGCCGTTGTATTGGCCCTGGGCGAGCGGCCGTATGCGGAAGGCTTGGGTAACACCAGCGACCTAACGCTGCCAGAAGACCAGCAGGAGCTGGTACGAACGGCCCAAAGTGCCGGCAAACCCACGGTGCTGGTACTGATTGGGGGCCGTCCGAATATCATTCGCACGGTGGTCGATCGGTCGCAGGCCGTTATCTGGGGCGGTTTGCCGGGTTTCGGCGGGGGGCAGGCCATTGCTGAAATCATCAGTGGCAAAGTGAACCCTAGCGGCCGGTTGCCTTTCACCTATCCGCAGTTTGCCGGGCACATTTCCAACTACCACCACGACAACAACGAGAACAGCTTGGAGCTCAGCGACTTTGGGGCGGGATTTGAAAACCGCGGCACCAAATACAAGAGCACTATGCTCACGGAGTACGGCGAAGGCCTAAGCTACACCACATTCCGCTACGCTAGCCTCCAACTCAGCGACTCGGTGCTCACCGGCAATGGCTCTATCCGAGCCACTGTGCGCGTAACCAACGCGGGTACCAAAGCGGGCAAAGAGGCAGTGCTCTGGTTCATGACCGACGAAGTAGGCCGCATCACGCGACCCGTCCGCTTGCTGAAGCACTTCGAAAAGCGTGAGTTTAAGCCCGGCGAAGGTCAGGAGCTGACGTTCGAGATTCAGCCCCAGCGCGACCTAAGCTACCCGGATGCTCAAGGCAATCGGGTGCTGGAAGACGGCTACTTCACACTACGAGTCGGCGACCAAATCAAGCGCTTCCGCTACGCGGGCTCTAAAGCGCTGGGCGCTACTTCTCCCTCGACTACTACACGGGCTTTGAACTCTAAATAA
- a CDS encoding sialate O-acetylesterase, whose product MKLPLLALATLLLHNSLPVHATIRLPALVGDHMVLQRDTKVPIWGWAAPGEKVTLTFQGKTYAAVPASTGKWQVTLPATPAGGPYTMTLRGQNTLTIQDILVGDVWLASGQSNMELPLRDPNAPKPNSYPVVVHAEQEVAAANFPQIRQFTVKKQVSNQPRLESEGYNWKLCSPSTAGQFAAVPYFFARDLHQHYKVPIGIISSPWGGTPAEAWVSGEALKVLPDFQAKVVEVEKQTTPENNDPNTPTGLFNGMIAPLIPYAVKGIIWYQGESNANRAEQYRTLFPTLIKDWRGRWGYDVPFLFVQLANFKETEPEPAESDWAELREAQALALTLPRTGMAVAIDIGDGKDIHPANKQDVGHRLALVARKVAYNDKQVVAAGPTFQSMRVTGNKVQLRFTDAGSGLQVKGSNGVLKGFAVAGADKKFHWATAKLEGQQVVVSSEAVPTPVAVRYAWASNPEATLYNREGLPAAPFRTDQWEGVTHGKK is encoded by the coding sequence ATGAAACTTCCCTTACTTGCTCTTGCTACGTTGCTTCTGCACAACAGCCTGCCCGTGCATGCCACTATCCGGCTACCAGCCTTGGTGGGCGACCATATGGTGTTGCAACGCGACACTAAAGTGCCAATATGGGGGTGGGCTGCCCCCGGGGAGAAAGTTACCCTGACTTTTCAAGGAAAAACCTATGCAGCGGTGCCAGCTAGCACCGGCAAATGGCAAGTAACCTTGCCTGCTACGCCGGCTGGCGGGCCCTACACCATGACCCTGCGGGGCCAGAACACGCTCACGATTCAGGATATCTTGGTGGGAGACGTGTGGCTGGCATCCGGCCAGTCGAACATGGAGTTGCCCCTACGTGACCCCAATGCTCCCAAGCCCAATTCGTATCCGGTGGTTGTGCATGCCGAGCAGGAGGTGGCCGCGGCTAATTTTCCGCAGATACGGCAGTTCACGGTCAAGAAGCAGGTATCAAATCAGCCTCGGCTGGAAAGCGAAGGCTATAACTGGAAGCTGTGCAGCCCAAGTACCGCCGGGCAGTTTGCCGCTGTGCCTTATTTCTTCGCCCGCGACCTGCACCAGCACTATAAAGTGCCCATTGGTATCATCAGCAGCCCGTGGGGAGGCACCCCGGCCGAGGCGTGGGTGAGTGGGGAAGCGCTGAAGGTGCTGCCTGATTTTCAGGCCAAGGTAGTGGAGGTAGAAAAGCAGACAACTCCGGAAAACAACGACCCCAACACGCCTACCGGACTTTTCAACGGAATGATAGCCCCCTTGATTCCGTATGCGGTGAAAGGAATAATCTGGTACCAAGGCGAAAGCAACGCCAACCGTGCCGAGCAGTACCGTACGTTATTTCCGACGTTAATCAAAGATTGGCGAGGCCGCTGGGGCTATGATGTGCCTTTCCTGTTTGTGCAGCTCGCTAATTTCAAAGAAACGGAGCCGGAACCCGCCGAGTCTGATTGGGCGGAGCTGCGCGAAGCACAGGCGCTGGCCCTGACCTTGCCCCGCACCGGCATGGCCGTTGCTATTGACATCGGAGACGGCAAAGACATTCACCCCGCGAACAAGCAGGACGTCGGGCACCGGCTAGCATTGGTGGCGCGCAAGGTGGCGTACAACGACAAGCAAGTGGTAGCTGCGGGTCCCACTTTCCAGTCGATGCGCGTGACCGGCAACAAGGTGCAGCTCCGTTTCACAGATGCCGGCTCAGGCCTGCAGGTAAAAGGCAGCAACGGGGTGCTGAAAGGCTTTGCGGTGGCTGGCGCCGATAAGAAATTTCACTGGGCAACAGCAAAGCTGGAAGGCCAACAGGTGGTGGTAAGCAGTGAGGCCGTGCCTACGCCCGTAGCAGTGCGCTACGCCTGGGCCAGCAACCCCGAGGCCACCCTCTACAACCGCGAAGGGCTACCTGCTGCCCCGTTCCGCACCGATCAATGGGAAGGAGTTACGCACGGGAAAAAGTAA
- a CDS encoding DUF5686 and carboxypeptidase regulatory-like domain-containing protein: protein MPRYFLLICCVLVSLTATAGVVKGRVIDPQGAALAFANVAVRTTTTSTATNEQGNYQLRLPAGQYELVFQYVGYKPRIESVRVAGGDTVTVLDVTLTPDNYKLREVVVRSTDRDPAYAIIQQAQQWRRYHRREVATFRARAYIKTLARFLEVPGKILGLVKVGPDFKPGIFYLSESVSDMTFRQPNVIQERMISSRVSGDTKGISFNRAGRGAGLNFYDNVLKSGFSERGFVSPIADGAMLFYKYELEGTTQQGGVTVHKIRVTPRRRTDPVFSSGHIYIVEGTWRIHSISLNLDKNAQLDYVDSFHIEQLFAPAPGPSDVWVIQSQKITVGFTAFGFKGNGYLTAVLSNYKVTPTYPNRPAPTVAPPVTANEPADAPITRETAADIRRQKPKLAGLNREVRRQTKLAERDTAGMSIGKLKRGEVMLVEKGVNERDSSYWDSVRPIPLTEEEQKDYKVKDSTEVVRNSRPYQDSLDRVRNKLQPTSLLLGGYSYSNTFRKRQWYVAPVFNILNYNTVEGTVIHPEFTFTQRTDDRRFYSITPALRYGFSNELFSPSLSATWQYQPAKLARVSFRAGRFIENFDPNTQLTPFINSYYTLLENRNYAKLYRRDGAQLSYQTEAVNGLTVQGTLSYYDRRQLYNSSIDLWVDQEGRAFTSNQPVNEELPTTSFNRNQSLAFELTASFRPGQRYISRPDGKYNLGSKSPTFTGTWRQGVGGLVGSDARYTLLEVGIRQSIGMGLLGTSTYRVAAGGFVGTPQLSFMDFRHFSGNRTYLAADFSQFQLLDYYRYSTSHNFLEAHYNHHFNGFFLNKIPLLRRLKWQEVASLNYLTTREAGHYVEVGVGLEHVFKVLRIDFYTGLQSGQRVGTGLRVGIGF, encoded by the coding sequence ATGCCCCGTTACTTTCTATTGATTTGTTGTGTATTGGTATCTCTCACTGCTACGGCTGGCGTAGTAAAGGGCCGCGTGATAGATCCACAAGGCGCTGCTCTGGCCTTCGCGAACGTGGCCGTCCGGACCACGACCACCAGCACGGCCACCAACGAGCAAGGCAATTACCAGCTACGCCTGCCCGCTGGGCAATACGAACTGGTGTTTCAATATGTCGGCTACAAGCCCCGCATTGAATCGGTGCGAGTGGCGGGCGGCGACACGGTCACTGTGCTCGATGTGACCTTGACACCCGACAACTACAAGCTGCGCGAAGTGGTGGTGCGCTCCACCGACCGGGACCCCGCCTACGCTATTATTCAGCAAGCGCAGCAGTGGCGGCGCTACCATCGGCGCGAAGTGGCCACCTTCCGCGCCCGGGCCTACATCAAAACGCTGGCCCGCTTTCTGGAAGTACCCGGCAAGATTCTGGGGTTGGTGAAAGTTGGGCCTGACTTCAAGCCCGGCATTTTCTACCTCTCCGAGTCGGTGTCGGACATGACCTTCCGGCAGCCCAACGTGATACAGGAGCGCATGATTTCCTCCCGCGTGAGCGGCGACACCAAGGGCATCAGCTTCAACCGAGCCGGACGCGGGGCCGGCCTGAACTTCTACGACAACGTGCTGAAAAGCGGCTTTTCCGAGCGGGGCTTTGTCTCGCCGATTGCCGACGGCGCTATGCTGTTCTACAAGTACGAGCTGGAAGGCACCACCCAGCAAGGCGGCGTGACGGTGCACAAAATCCGGGTTACGCCCCGGCGCCGCACCGACCCCGTCTTTTCCAGCGGCCACATCTACATCGTGGAGGGTACCTGGCGCATTCATTCCATTTCACTGAACCTAGACAAGAATGCGCAGCTCGACTACGTAGACAGCTTCCACATCGAACAGTTGTTCGCGCCCGCGCCGGGGCCTTCCGATGTATGGGTGATTCAGTCACAGAAAATTACGGTGGGCTTCACGGCGTTTGGGTTCAAAGGCAACGGCTACCTCACGGCCGTGCTGTCCAACTACAAAGTGACGCCCACCTACCCCAACCGCCCCGCGCCCACCGTAGCGCCGCCGGTCACGGCCAACGAACCCGCCGATGCGCCCATCACCCGCGAAACCGCGGCTGATATCCGTAGGCAGAAGCCTAAGCTGGCGGGCCTAAACCGGGAAGTCCGCCGCCAAACCAAGCTAGCCGAGCGCGACACCGCAGGCATGAGCATCGGGAAGCTGAAGCGCGGTGAAGTGATGCTCGTAGAAAAAGGCGTAAACGAGCGGGATTCCAGCTACTGGGACTCGGTGCGCCCCATCCCACTCACCGAAGAAGAGCAGAAAGACTACAAAGTGAAGGACAGCACCGAGGTGGTTCGTAACTCCCGCCCCTACCAGGATTCGTTGGACCGGGTGCGCAACAAGCTGCAACCAACATCTTTGCTGCTGGGTGGCTACAGCTATTCCAACACGTTTCGGAAGCGGCAGTGGTACGTGGCGCCAGTCTTCAACATCCTCAACTACAACACCGTTGAGGGCACCGTCATCCACCCCGAGTTCACTTTCACGCAGCGCACCGATGACCGACGCTTCTACTCTATCACGCCCGCCCTGCGCTATGGCTTCAGCAACGAACTGTTCAGCCCCAGCCTCTCGGCCACGTGGCAGTATCAACCCGCCAAGCTAGCCCGGGTGAGCTTCCGGGCGGGCCGGTTCATTGAAAACTTCGACCCGAACACCCAGCTCACGCCCTTCATCAATAGCTACTACACCCTGCTGGAGAACCGCAATTACGCCAAGCTCTACCGCCGCGACGGTGCCCAACTCAGCTACCAGACCGAAGCCGTGAATGGCCTGACCGTGCAAGGCACGCTGAGCTACTACGACCGGCGCCAGCTTTACAACAGCAGCATCGACTTGTGGGTGGATCAAGAAGGCCGAGCCTTCACATCCAACCAGCCCGTGAATGAGGAACTGCCTACTACCAGTTTCAACCGCAACCAGTCCTTGGCCTTCGAACTAACGGCCTCTTTCCGTCCGGGCCAGCGCTACATCAGCCGGCCCGATGGCAAGTACAATCTGGGTTCGAAGTCCCCGACGTTCACCGGCACTTGGCGACAAGGCGTAGGCGGCCTAGTGGGCTCTGATGCGCGCTACACACTCCTTGAGGTAGGTATTCGGCAGTCCATTGGGATGGGGCTGCTGGGCACTAGCACCTACAGGGTGGCCGCAGGCGGTTTTGTGGGCACGCCGCAACTTTCCTTCATGGACTTCCGCCACTTCAGCGGCAACCGCACCTACCTAGCAGCCGATTTCAGCCAGTTTCAACTGCTCGACTACTACCGCTACAGCACCAGCCACAACTTCCTGGAGGCGCACTACAACCACCATTTCAACGGCTTTTTCCTGAACAAAATCCCGCTGTTGCGGCGACTGAAATGGCAGGAAGTGGCCTCCCTCAACTACCTCACCACCCGCGAAGCCGGCCATTATGTGGAGGTAGGCGTGGGCTTGGAGCACGTGTTCAAAGTTTTGCGCATCGACTTCTACACGGGCTTACAATCCGGCCAGCGCGTGGGTACCGGGCTCCGGGTAGGCATTGGCTTCTAG